The following proteins come from a genomic window of Corallococcus sp. NCRR:
- a CDS encoding MBOAT family O-acyltransferase translates to MIFNTFAYFFAFLIPSAVLFRLVGPKLRVWVCAVAGISFFIYFSLATPHGVWAASCVLIFIWEASFRRFYDLRSRMCLIGIGISVLMLGVFKYWNFFTGALFLPWDTHPLYWHSAFLPLGISFFTFEFIHYAADRYKGTVERGTLGEYLAFIFFFPTMVAGPIKRFQDFLPCLRSPSLDTARDWNRGVTRILVGLVKKFMLADLLTSVTDHLNRDDILAADRRMLPLWLLAYGWKIYFDFSAYSDIAIGSGRLFGIRIPENFDWPYFRTNITEFWRHWHISLYRWLVDYVFIPLGGSRGSAAFASRNVLIVMLVSGLWHGAGLNFLVWGLWHGTLLVIHREWRRRRPLPEGERKVFHQAVARLSTYLLVNIGWAFFAMDLPTAGVFFRRLVVG, encoded by the coding sequence GTTCCTCATCCCGTCGGCCGTCCTGTTCCGCCTCGTGGGACCGAAGCTCCGGGTATGGGTTTGCGCGGTCGCCGGCATCTCATTCTTCATCTACTTCTCGCTCGCCACCCCGCACGGCGTGTGGGCCGCCAGTTGTGTGTTGATCTTCATCTGGGAGGCGTCGTTTCGCCGGTTCTACGATCTGCGCTCCCGGATGTGTCTCATCGGGATTGGCATCAGCGTGTTGATGCTGGGCGTCTTCAAGTACTGGAACTTCTTCACCGGCGCCCTCTTCCTGCCCTGGGACACCCATCCCCTGTACTGGCATTCGGCGTTCCTTCCCCTGGGCATTTCCTTCTTCACGTTCGAGTTCATCCACTACGCCGCGGACCGGTACAAGGGCACGGTTGAGCGGGGCACGCTGGGGGAATACCTCGCGTTCATCTTCTTCTTCCCCACCATGGTCGCCGGGCCGATCAAACGCTTCCAGGACTTCCTCCCGTGCCTCCGCTCACCGAGCCTGGACACCGCGAGGGATTGGAACCGCGGCGTGACGCGGATCCTGGTGGGACTGGTCAAGAAGTTCATGCTCGCGGACCTGCTGACGAGCGTGACCGACCATCTCAATCGCGATGACATCCTGGCCGCGGATCGCCGCATGCTCCCGCTCTGGCTCCTCGCGTATGGCTGGAAGATCTACTTCGACTTCTCGGCCTACTCCGACATCGCCATTGGTTCGGGGCGACTCTTCGGCATCCGCATCCCGGAGAACTTCGACTGGCCCTATTTCCGGACCAACATCACTGAGTTCTGGCGGCATTGGCACATCTCGCTCTACCGCTGGCTGGTGGACTACGTCTTCATTCCGCTGGGCGGTTCGCGCGGCTCGGCGGCCTTTGCCTCACGCAACGTGCTGATCGTGATGCTGGTCAGCGGCTTGTGGCACGGGGCGGGCCTCAACTTCCTGGTGTGGGGCCTGTGGCACGGGACGCTGCTCGTCATCCACCGGGAGTGGCGACGACGACGGCCCCTGCCGGAGGGTGAACGGAAGGTCTTCCATCAGGCGGTGGCGCGGCTGTCCACGTACCTGCTCGTGAACATCGGATGGGCGTTCTTCGCCATGGACCTGCCCACGGCCGGTGTCTTCTTCCGGCGGCTGGTCGTCGGATGA
- a CDS encoding NYN domain-containing protein, which translates to MTGPVGAGAAPVAAPDVRVRIFVDFWNFQLGINQAIGKKFHLDWKTFGPWITQRAAELTLEAGQQGRMRYEGLHVYLSYNPKKPEDTKLRHWATNVLDRFPGVQVTAMERKPKNPPDCPLCHASVAVCPHCSGSMAGTVEKGVDTAIVTDMIRLAWEKSYDVAVLVSSDRDFIPAVDFLDKKGLKVIHAGFPPKGVDLATSCWASFDLKKAKLPERP; encoded by the coding sequence GTGACTGGTCCCGTGGGTGCTGGTGCTGCTCCTGTAGCTGCACCAGACGTTCGCGTTCGTATTTTCGTTGACTTCTGGAACTTCCAGCTCGGGATCAATCAGGCGATTGGAAAAAAATTCCATCTAGACTGGAAGACTTTTGGTCCGTGGATTACCCAGCGTGCAGCCGAGCTGACCTTGGAGGCCGGACAGCAGGGCCGGATGCGATACGAAGGCCTGCACGTCTACCTGTCCTATAACCCCAAGAAACCAGAAGATACGAAGCTTCGACACTGGGCTACGAACGTGCTTGATCGGTTTCCAGGCGTGCAGGTGACCGCCATGGAGCGCAAGCCGAAAAATCCTCCCGATTGTCCGTTGTGCCATGCCTCTGTAGCTGTTTGCCCTCACTGTAGTGGGAGCATGGCAGGCACAGTTGAGAAGGGGGTTGATACCGCCATAGTGACGGACATGATCCGGCTGGCCTGGGAGAAGTCCTATGACGTCGCGGTGCTTGTGAGCAGTGACCGGGACTTTATCCCCGCCGTCGATTTTCTCGACAAGAAGGGCCTTAAGGTCATTCACGCTGGTTTCCCTCCCAAGGGAGTGGATCTCGCGACAAGTTGCTGGGCCTCATTTGATCTTAAGAAAGCCAAGCTCCCCGAGCGGCCGTGA
- a CDS encoding helix-turn-helix domain-containing protein has translation MRPARSPAELGLTAHDRRKLERALRQARDARHFRRLLAIKLIAEGKSPGEAAHLAALSRPAVYCWLERYLAERTPSALVDAPRSGRPRKAPRLTSKRLRRVVGTSPEKSGWASHGWTVPLLCTHFQRQGLEVSPRTLRRRLHEAGLAWKRPRYMYATAASHLGQKKGALFAV, from the coding sequence ATGCGACCGGCAAGAAGCCCAGCCGAGCTGGGGCTGACAGCACACGACAGGAGGAAGCTGGAGCGAGCGTTGCGGCAGGCACGCGATGCTCGGCACTTCCGTCGCCTTCTGGCCATCAAGCTCATCGCCGAGGGCAAGAGCCCAGGTGAGGCAGCACACCTGGCGGCCTTGAGTCGTCCGGCCGTCTACTGCTGGTTGGAGCGCTACCTGGCAGAGCGCACCCCGTCAGCCCTGGTGGATGCACCGCGCTCGGGCCGCCCCAGAAAAGCCCCGCGTCTCACCTCCAAGCGCCTGAGGAGGGTGGTAGGCACAAGCCCGGAGAAGTCGGGCTGGGCGAGCCATGGATGGACGGTGCCGCTGCTGTGCACTCACTTCCAGCGCCAGGGGTTGGAGGTGTCACCCCGCACGCTGCGCCGACGGCTGCATGAGGCGGGGCTGGCTTGGAAGCGGCCTCGGTACATGTACGCGACGGCTGCATCTCACCTGGGGCAGAAAAAGGGGGCCTTGTTCGCCGTCTGA
- a CDS encoding transposase yields MGSTVLRWFPPLRAAWAPVGKQAQVRITGENAKRTLWGAINPRTGRRIVMATQRGRQEDFMAFLHALRSSSPGRPLLLLLDRASCHTAQKSQRLATRLGVHLVLLPKQRSELNCMDHLWRPLKQRVSANRQYPTMQQHIDAAIQWVLGLSPQDALRKAGCLAEGFWLRDLLENFWRPT; encoded by the coding sequence ATGGGCAGCACCGTGCTGCGTTGGTTTCCACCGCTGCGCGCAGCCTGGGCGCCGGTGGGCAAGCAGGCGCAGGTGCGGATTACCGGCGAGAACGCCAAGCGCACGCTGTGGGGGGCCATCAATCCACGCACTGGGAGGCGCATCGTCATGGCGACCCAGCGCGGCAGACAGGAGGACTTCATGGCTTTCCTGCATGCCCTGCGCTCCTCCTCCCCCGGACGCCCGCTGCTGCTGTTGCTCGACAGGGCCAGTTGCCATACCGCCCAGAAATCTCAGCGGCTCGCCACGCGTCTCGGTGTCCACCTGGTGCTGCTGCCCAAGCAGCGCTCGGAACTCAACTGCATGGACCACCTCTGGCGCCCACTCAAGCAGCGTGTCTCCGCCAACCGGCAGTACCCCACGATGCAGCAGCACATCGATGCCGCCATCCAGTGGGTGCTGGGCCTGTCGCCCCAGGACGCCCTCCGCAAGGCCGGCTGCCTCGCCGAGGGCTTCTGGCTACGCGATTTGTTAGAGAACTTCTGGCGACCTACTTAG
- a CDS encoding IS701 family transposase, with translation MQQPSATEAQAPEVRLVGRLVTELEEIGAWLQPHFRRREAHATAVEYVKALLGRAQRKNVWGLSEDAGHQAPYAFQHLLLRAKWDADAVRDDVLEYARRALGEGGILAMDETGFLKKGEKSVGVARQYTGTAGKVENAQVGVFLSYVTPRGHALVDRELYLPEPWTEDAARRKAGGIPDEVGFESKPALAQGMLQRALGAGLKPAWVVGDEVYGRDSTLRRFLEDLHQPYVLAVASNTHVWRGFYQVKPGDMVEEVPPEDWTRLSAGAGTKGPRLYDWARMRLNRHLGLSRWLLFRRGLADGKVAFYVAHARRNASLESMVRAAGSRWAVEEDFESAKNEVGLADYEVRTWTAWHRHMTLCLVAHVFLAAARAVANQQLQEGLPPKALGLPRRRNPMRAFLARRGLH, from the coding sequence ATGCAGCAGCCATCAGCCACAGAAGCGCAGGCACCGGAAGTCCGGCTGGTTGGCCGTCTCGTGACGGAGCTGGAGGAGATAGGCGCCTGGCTGCAGCCGCACTTCCGCAGGCGCGAGGCGCACGCCACTGCGGTCGAGTACGTGAAGGCCCTCCTGGGACGGGCACAGCGCAAGAATGTGTGGGGCCTTTCGGAGGATGCGGGGCATCAAGCGCCCTATGCCTTCCAGCACCTGCTGCTGCGAGCGAAGTGGGACGCGGATGCAGTACGCGACGACGTGCTGGAGTACGCGCGCAGGGCGTTGGGCGAAGGCGGCATCCTGGCGATGGACGAGACGGGCTTCCTGAAGAAAGGAGAGAAGTCCGTGGGCGTGGCGCGCCAGTACACGGGCACCGCGGGCAAGGTGGAGAACGCGCAAGTGGGCGTCTTCCTCTCGTACGTGACGCCTCGCGGGCATGCGCTGGTGGACCGGGAACTGTACCTGCCGGAGCCCTGGACGGAGGATGCGGCCCGCCGCAAAGCGGGAGGGATTCCGGACGAAGTGGGCTTCGAATCCAAACCGGCCCTCGCGCAAGGCATGCTGCAGCGGGCGCTGGGCGCGGGACTGAAGCCGGCGTGGGTGGTGGGGGACGAAGTCTATGGACGCGACAGCACCCTGCGCCGCTTCCTCGAAGACTTGCACCAGCCCTACGTGCTGGCGGTGGCCTCCAATACGCACGTCTGGCGCGGCTTCTACCAGGTGAAGCCTGGAGACATGGTGGAGGAGGTCCCTCCGGAGGACTGGACACGTCTGTCCGCAGGCGCGGGCACCAAGGGCCCTCGCCTCTATGATTGGGCGCGCATGCGGCTCAACCGGCACCTGGGCCTGTCGCGGTGGCTGCTCTTTCGCAGAGGCCTCGCGGACGGCAAGGTGGCCTTCTACGTCGCCCATGCCCGGCGCAATGCCTCACTGGAGTCGATGGTGCGCGCCGCGGGCAGCCGGTGGGCCGTGGAGGAGGACTTCGAATCCGCCAAGAACGAGGTGGGCCTCGCCGACTATGAGGTGCGCACCTGGACGGCCTGGCACCGGCATATGACGCTGTGCCTGGTGGCCCACGTCTTTCTCGCCGCCGCGCGTGCCGTGGCCAATCAGCAACTCCAGGAGGGCCTGCCCCCAAAAGCACTCGGCCTGCCGAGGCGCAGAAACCCCATGCGCGCGTTTCTCGCCCGGCGCGGCCTTCACTAA